The Candidatus Cloacimonadota bacterium sequence TTTGGGCACTTTCAATCTGTTGGAATTGTGCAGAAAGAATTGGAAGAACAAATCCGATAAACTTTTCCATCACATTTCTACCGATGAGGTTTATGGCAGTTTGGAAGAGCCTAATTCAGCCAAAGAAAATTCTCCCTATAACCCAAGAAGCCCATATTCCGCCTCAAAAGCATCTTCCGATCATCTTGTTATGTCCTATTTCCACACTTTCGGAATTCCGGTTACAATTTCAAACTGCTCAAATAATTACGGACCTTTTCAGCATGCGGAAAAATTTATTCCCAGAATGATAATCAACATGTTGCACGAAAAATCGCTTCCGGTTTATGGTGATGGAAAAAATATCCGCGACTGGCTATTTGTGGAAGACCACTGTGATGCTATCCGGAAAATCATCCATAAAGGAAAAACGGGAGAAAAGTATAATATCGGCGCTGAAAATGAGTGGAGTAATATTGATCTGCTCAATCTACTTTGCGAAATTGTTGCAAAAAAAACCGATAAGCCCAAAGATTTTTACAAACATTTGATTCATTTTACGAAAGACCGACCCGGGCATGATAAACGCTATTCCCTGAATTGTAAAAAAATAAAAGAGAAAATTGGCTGGTCTGTTTCCACTGATTTTCGGGATGGATTGGAGAAGACGGTGGATTGGTATTTGCGAAAATATAATTTTTTTTAAGCTAAAGCTTAAAAATTATCCTTTAGTTTTGTGGCAAAAAATCAAATGAAAAAAGTTAGTGTAATTATTCCAACCTATAATTGCCCCTATCTTGGAGAAGCAATAGAAAGTGTTCTAACTCAAACTTATAAGAATATTGAAATCATTATTGTAGATGATGGGACTACCAACAACCTAAAAATATCGCTGGAAAAATACAAAAATCGGATCAAATATTTATATCAGGAAAACAGTGGTCCCGCAGCCGCCCGTAATCTCGGAATGAAGAATGCAACCGGAGATTACATTGCCTTTCTTGACGCCGACGATATTTGGCTTCCTGAAAAGGTGGAAAAACAGCTCGCTATATTTGAAGAAAATTCCGATTTTGGTTTTGCTTATTGCGACAACTATTTCATCACCAAAACCGGTAAAACCATCGAAAATTATATCCGAAAAGTAAAATTGGTCAAAGGTGATATTTTACTCGATTTTTTTTTGGACTTCTTTTTAATAACTTCCGGAATTATCCTAAAAAGAGAATGTTTGGAAAAAACAGGATTATTTGATGAGCAATTACCCGTTGGAGAAGATTTTGAATTTTTTTTGAGATTATGCAGGCATTATAAAGCCGGGGTTGTTAAAAAAAAATTGTACAACCGCCGAGTCTGGCAGGAAAGCCTCAGCAAGCAGGATTATGAATTAAACAAGAAAATTGACATAGAAACGTTGAAAAAATTTATTTCGGTTAATCCTGCTTTTTATAAAAAATATAGAAAGGTAATTAGGAAAAGAATGGCGGATTTGTATTTTAAATTTGGATATGCGTATCGGATGCATGGAGAAAACTTGAAGGCGTATTTTCAGTTTGTTAATTCATTGAAATGT is a genomic window containing:
- the rfbB gene encoding dTDP-glucose 4,6-dehydratase: MKNILITGGAGFIGSNFIRYLINESDYAGNIINIDKLTYAGNQDNLLDIEKTLSDGTEFNRKRGEYFFEQIDICNFQKLETVFEKHQPDCIVHFAAESHVDRSISSPRPFIMSNILGTFNLLELCRKNWKNKSDKLFHHISTDEVYGSLEEPNSAKENSPYNPRSPYSASKASSDHLVMSYFHTFGIPVTISNCSNNYGPFQHAEKFIPRMIINMLHEKSLPVYGDGKNIRDWLFVEDHCDAIRKIIHKGKTGEKYNIGAENEWSNIDLLNLLCEIVAKKTDKPKDFYKHLIHFTKDRPGHDKRYSLNCKKIKEKIGWSVSTDFRDGLEKTVDWYLRKYNFF
- a CDS encoding glycosyltransferase family A protein; translated protein: MKKVSVIIPTYNCPYLGEAIESVLTQTYKNIEIIIVDDGTTNNLKISLEKYKNRIKYLYQENSGPAAARNLGMKNATGDYIAFLDADDIWLPEKVEKQLAIFEENSDFGFAYCDNYFITKTGKTIENYIRKVKLVKGDILLDFFLDFFLITSGIILKRECLEKTGLFDEQLPVGEDFEFFLRLCRHYKAGVVKKKLYNRRVWQESLSKQDYELNKKIDIETLKKFISVNPAFYKKYRKVIRKRMADLYFKFGYAYRMHGENLKAYFQFVNSLKCGFNFKAFKNVVLCLVPCGFRRQ